One window from the genome of Actinoplanes teichomyceticus ATCC 31121 encodes:
- a CDS encoding TetR/AcrR family transcriptional regulator, with protein MSPAPAGRRRGPSKGDLRERAILDTARDLLSRKPLAAITIDELAAGAEISRSSFYFYFDSKLAVVVALLHGLAGELGRDAGPWLEGTGPDVAALRRSLTALAALWRDQGRLLAGALAAAPGCPPIAQWRAGLREAHIERLAARIERDRAAGLAPDGPAPRVLAAMIDDLRTAAFATASDPYALVDDLVTVELRIMYGDFPVRHSDG; from the coding sequence ATGAGCCCCGCCCCCGCCGGCCGCCGCCGCGGCCCCAGCAAGGGCGATCTGCGTGAGCGGGCGATCCTGGACACCGCCCGGGACCTGCTCAGCCGCAAGCCGCTGGCCGCCATCACCATCGACGAGCTGGCCGCCGGCGCGGAGATCTCCCGGTCCAGCTTCTACTTCTACTTCGACTCCAAGCTGGCCGTCGTGGTCGCGTTGCTGCACGGCCTGGCCGGCGAGCTGGGCCGGGACGCCGGACCGTGGCTGGAGGGCACGGGGCCGGACGTGGCGGCGCTGCGCCGCTCGCTCACCGCGCTCGCCGCACTCTGGCGCGACCAGGGCCGGCTGCTGGCCGGGGCGCTGGCGGCCGCGCCGGGCTGCCCGCCGATCGCGCAGTGGCGCGCCGGGCTGCGGGAGGCGCACATCGAGCGGCTGGCCGCCCGGATCGAGCGGGACCGCGCCGCCGGACTGGCACCGGACGGCCCGGCGCCGCGGGTGCTGGCCGCGATGATCGACGACCTGCGCACCGCCGCCTTCGCCACCGCCAGCGACCCGTACGCCCTGGTGGACGACCTGGTCACGGTGGAGCTGCGGATCATGTACGGCGATTTCCCGGTTCGCCACTCGGACGGGTGA
- a CDS encoding NADPH-dependent F420 reductase: MRISVIGAGQLGGTLATWCAESGHEVAVTSRHPDRLTDLVRHGHGHIRAMPIPEAAEFGEVVLFAPNWESAREAVDLTHDALVGKVVIDATNPTHGAVRVPGMTPGAPGPAGLGSFSPAYPSTLDIPAFVTVPEPPGSTMLETPEKSGFETLISWVPEAHWVKAFNTIPTEVLDRRRGHDPLLAEYVCTDQRDARETACQIIHDLGFAPFFAGGPPAARLTETGGPLQMREVDVQDAKDVLAEALATVR, from the coding sequence ATGCGGATCAGTGTCATTGGAGCAGGGCAGCTCGGCGGCACTCTGGCGACGTGGTGCGCCGAAAGCGGGCACGAGGTGGCGGTCACCTCCCGGCATCCGGACCGGCTGACCGACCTGGTCCGGCACGGCCACGGCCACATCCGGGCGATGCCGATCCCGGAGGCCGCCGAGTTCGGCGAGGTGGTGCTCTTCGCGCCGAACTGGGAGTCGGCGCGCGAGGCGGTCGACCTGACGCACGACGCGCTGGTCGGCAAGGTGGTCATCGACGCGACCAATCCGACGCACGGAGCCGTCCGGGTGCCCGGGATGACGCCGGGCGCTCCCGGCCCGGCCGGCCTGGGCTCCTTCTCGCCGGCCTACCCCTCGACCCTCGACATCCCCGCCTTCGTCACGGTGCCGGAGCCGCCCGGCAGCACCATGCTGGAAACACCCGAGAAGAGCGGGTTCGAGACGCTGATCTCGTGGGTGCCGGAGGCGCACTGGGTGAAGGCGTTCAACACCATCCCCACCGAGGTGCTGGACCGGCGGCGCGGCCACGACCCGCTGCTCGCCGAGTACGTCTGCACCGACCAGCGCGACGCCCGGGAGACCGCCTGCCAGATCATCCACGACCTGGGGTTCGCGCCGTTCTTCGCCGGTGGCCCGCCGGCCGCCCGGCTCACCGAGACCGGCGGCCCGCTGCAGATGCGCGAGGTCGACGTCCAGGACGCCAAGGACGTGCTGGCCGAGGCGCTGGCCACGGTCCGCTGA
- a CDS encoding molybdenum cofactor biosysynthesis protein has protein sequence MEIVELLASPAHRFEGRPADGPAPAPAGELAGEIRIRAGLGIVGDRYFNHPAHRDASITVIARESLPDGAGLAETRRNILVAGLRFGRRTLDDLVGSVLTLDSGDGPVRLAVRRRANPCAWMDVTLGPGAWRALRGRGGIRCVPLDDGVLRVGPLTASAQPATVVP, from the coding sequence GTGGAGATCGTGGAACTGCTCGCCTCCCCGGCGCACCGCTTCGAGGGCCGGCCGGCCGACGGACCGGCCCCGGCGCCCGCGGGCGAGCTGGCCGGCGAGATCCGGATCCGGGCCGGGCTCGGCATCGTGGGCGACCGCTACTTCAACCACCCGGCGCACCGGGACGCCTCGATCACCGTGATCGCCCGGGAGTCGCTGCCGGACGGCGCCGGGCTCGCCGAGACCCGCCGTAACATCCTGGTCGCCGGGCTGCGGTTCGGCCGGCGGACGCTGGACGACCTGGTCGGGTCGGTGCTGACGCTGGACTCCGGCGACGGCCCGGTCCGGCTGGCGGTGCGGCGGCGGGCGAACCCCTGCGCCTGGATGGACGTGACCCTGGGCCCGGGCGCGTGGCGGGCGCTGCGCGGGCGGGGCGGGATCCGCTGCGTACCGCTCGACGACGGCGTCCTGCGCGTCGGGCCGCTCACCGCCTCGGCGCAACCGGCCACGGTCGTACCGTAG
- a CDS encoding sensor histidine kinase produces MTSGYRLSLARTALFALLYAAAVHAGLRTAMVADGVGMVWPAAGVAAIWFCAHRDAPTRHLDVLLLVAILGGGTWHTTGSPSIGAVTAAAGLIQVWIFRWALGRWRPELWGGGGAETLRSPRDLWALLGAALAASAGGCVAGLLGLGLVTGTLPVAMAVLSLARHLASLVIIGTAGIYLGAAAHARPDRRRRPRAGPWRWVETAGVLAVSIAGPVAAFAYDHRLPLSFVLLGFTVLVATRLGTAWVLLHTAVISAVAMRYTLLGSGPFAAVADVGQRVLLVQLFCLVAALVGLALALGRDERHTLVTALARDKAELAARQAELAAEKEKASHHAELLATIIDSMADGLAVIDAHGRVTLRNPAVQELLGGRTSPDDQLAGPDWYGLHHADGSRYADDELAYLRALAGEEVRGVDMLVRNPAVPQGRVVRVTATPLPETDGTRSAVVLFHDVTAERRHRDELTSFAGVVAHDLLNPLASVEGWTAATLDALEGVPEHPNLDQALADLARLTRAAARMRGLIDGLLAYATAREAAVAPVPVDLAEVVADITGARCDAAVAAGKPEPRFTVGPLPPVHADPVLVRQLIDNLVGNAVKYTAPGVVPLVRISADTAGGMVTVRIADNGIGIPEGQHEAIFGNFHRAHATSGYLGTGLGLAICKRIVERHGGVIDAADEPGGGSRFTFTLPAATAPAAPAQPLCRI; encoded by the coding sequence GTGACATCTGGTTACCGGCTCTCGCTGGCCCGGACCGCGCTCTTCGCCCTGCTGTACGCCGCCGCCGTCCACGCCGGGCTGCGCACCGCGATGGTCGCCGACGGGGTCGGCATGGTCTGGCCCGCGGCCGGCGTGGCCGCGATCTGGTTCTGCGCGCACCGCGACGCGCCCACCCGCCACCTCGACGTGCTCCTGCTGGTCGCCATCCTCGGCGGGGGCACCTGGCACACCACCGGGAGCCCCTCGATCGGCGCGGTCACCGCGGCCGCCGGGCTGATCCAAGTGTGGATCTTCCGGTGGGCGCTGGGCCGCTGGCGGCCCGAGCTGTGGGGCGGCGGTGGCGCCGAGACGCTGCGCTCGCCGCGCGATCTGTGGGCGCTGCTCGGCGCCGCGCTGGCGGCCAGTGCCGGCGGGTGCGTCGCCGGCCTGCTCGGCCTCGGCCTGGTCACCGGCACGCTCCCGGTCGCGATGGCGGTCCTGTCGCTGGCCCGGCACCTGGCCAGCCTCGTGATCATCGGCACCGCCGGGATCTACCTCGGCGCGGCGGCGCACGCCCGCCCGGACCGGCGCCGCCGGCCGCGGGCCGGCCCGTGGCGGTGGGTCGAGACCGCCGGCGTCCTCGCGGTCAGCATCGCCGGCCCGGTCGCCGCGTTCGCGTACGACCACCGCCTCCCGCTCTCGTTCGTGCTCCTGGGCTTCACCGTCCTGGTCGCCACCCGGCTGGGCACCGCGTGGGTGCTGCTGCACACCGCGGTGATCAGCGCCGTGGCGATGCGGTACACGCTGCTCGGCTCCGGCCCCTTCGCGGCGGTCGCCGACGTCGGCCAGCGGGTGCTGCTCGTGCAGCTGTTCTGCCTGGTGGCCGCGCTGGTCGGGCTGGCGCTGGCGCTGGGCCGGGACGAGCGGCACACCCTGGTCACCGCGCTCGCCCGGGACAAGGCCGAGCTGGCCGCCCGCCAGGCCGAGCTGGCCGCGGAGAAGGAGAAGGCGTCGCACCACGCCGAGCTGCTGGCCACGATCATCGACTCGATGGCGGACGGACTCGCCGTGATCGACGCGCACGGCCGGGTGACCCTGCGCAACCCGGCCGTACAGGAGCTTCTCGGCGGCCGTACCAGCCCGGACGACCAGCTCGCCGGCCCGGACTGGTACGGCCTCCACCACGCCGACGGCAGCCGGTACGCCGACGACGAGCTGGCGTACCTGCGGGCGCTCGCCGGTGAGGAGGTCCGCGGGGTGGACATGCTGGTGCGCAACCCGGCGGTGCCGCAGGGCCGGGTGGTACGGGTGACCGCCACCCCGCTGCCGGAGACCGACGGCACGCGCAGCGCGGTGGTGCTGTTCCACGACGTGACCGCGGAACGCCGGCACCGTGACGAGCTGACCAGCTTCGCCGGGGTGGTGGCGCACGACCTGCTCAACCCGCTGGCCAGCGTCGAGGGCTGGACGGCGGCCACGCTGGACGCGCTGGAGGGCGTACCGGAGCACCCGAACCTCGACCAGGCGCTCGCCGACCTGGCCCGGCTGACCCGGGCCGCCGCGCGGATGCGCGGCCTGATCGACGGCCTGCTGGCCTACGCCACGGCGCGCGAGGCGGCGGTCGCCCCGGTCCCGGTCGACCTGGCCGAGGTGGTCGCGGACATCACCGGCGCCCGCTGCGACGCCGCGGTGGCGGCCGGGAAGCCGGAGCCGCGGTTCACCGTCGGCCCGCTGCCGCCGGTGCACGCCGATCCGGTGCTGGTCCGGCAGCTCATCGACAATCTGGTCGGCAACGCCGTCAAGTACACCGCGCCCGGCGTGGTGCCGCTGGTGCGGATCAGCGCCGACACGGCCGGCGGCATGGTGACGGTACGGATCGCGGACAACGGCATCGGCATCCCGGAGGGCCAGCACGAGGCCATCTTCGGCAACTTCCACCGGGCCCACGCCACCAGCGGCTACCTCGGCACCGGGCTGGGCCTGGCGATCTGCAAGCGCATCGTGGAACGCCACGGCGGGGTCATCGACGCCGCGGACGAACCGGGCGGCGGCTCCCGTTTCACCTTCACCCTGCCGGCCGCCACGGCGCCGGCCGCCCCCGCGCAGCCGCTGTGCCGGATCTGA